The Salinispora tropica CNB-440 genome has a window encoding:
- a CDS encoding ROK family transcriptional regulator: protein MTMTRLPGTPRLLRALNDRAALELLLEQGPLTRARLGELTGLSKVTASQLVERLEERGLVTRVGEQAGGRGPNAQLYAVRPGSAHVVGVDFGAERVVAACADITGAVVGRAEHPTGDTDDPVGVVHHTVVQAASSAGAPLATVRRVVLGAPGLVDPTSGDITFAFNLPRWHAGLLGALRDDLRAPVAFENDVNLVAMAEARSGAAQGVADFVLVWVDAGIGLAIVFGGRLHHGSTGAAGEIGWLPVPGVPIPHAAALRTKPAFQQLVGGEAVRALAREHGYPDDSVAGGVAAAIADGPAGDPMLDELARRLALGVASTAVVLDPPLVVLAGAVGRAGGAALAERVQREVAAIALVRPRVVPTGLTEEPILRGALHTALEAVRDEVFGSTTS from the coding sequence TCAACGACCGCGCGGCGCTGGAGTTGCTGCTGGAGCAGGGCCCGCTGACCCGGGCGCGGTTGGGTGAGCTGACCGGTCTGTCCAAGGTCACCGCGTCCCAGCTGGTCGAGCGGCTCGAGGAACGAGGGTTGGTCACCCGGGTCGGCGAGCAGGCGGGCGGGCGGGGTCCGAACGCCCAGCTCTACGCCGTCCGCCCGGGCAGCGCCCACGTGGTCGGGGTGGATTTCGGGGCCGAACGGGTCGTCGCTGCCTGCGCGGACATCACCGGGGCGGTGGTCGGCCGGGCAGAGCACCCAACGGGCGATACCGATGACCCGGTCGGCGTGGTGCACCACACCGTCGTTCAGGCCGCGAGCAGCGCCGGGGCGCCGCTGGCGACCGTACGCCGGGTCGTCCTGGGCGCCCCCGGTCTTGTCGATCCGACCAGTGGTGACATCACCTTCGCGTTCAACCTGCCTCGGTGGCATGCCGGCCTGCTCGGCGCGCTTCGGGACGATCTGCGCGCGCCCGTGGCGTTCGAGAATGACGTCAACCTGGTGGCGATGGCCGAGGCGCGGTCGGGAGCGGCGCAGGGCGTGGCTGACTTCGTCCTGGTCTGGGTGGACGCCGGTATCGGTCTGGCGATCGTCTTCGGCGGGCGGCTGCACCACGGCAGCACCGGCGCCGCGGGAGAGATCGGCTGGCTGCCGGTGCCCGGCGTGCCGATCCCCCATGCCGCTGCCCTTCGCACGAAGCCCGCTTTCCAGCAGCTCGTCGGCGGGGAGGCGGTTCGCGCGCTCGCTCGGGAGCACGGGTATCCGGACGATTCGGTGGCCGGCGGGGTCGCCGCGGCGATCGCCGACGGTCCGGCCGGTGACCCGATGCTTGACGAGTTGGCCCGTCGGCTCGCGCTTGGCGTGGCGAGCACCGCTGTGGTGTTGGATCCACCGCTGGTGGTCCTGGCTGGTGCGGTTGGCCGGGCTGGCGGGGCGGCGTTGGCCGAAAGGGTACAGCGAGAGGTGGCGGCGATCGCCCTGGTTCGGCCGCGGGTGGTGCCGACCGGGCTGACCGAGGAGCCGATTCTGCGCGGCGCGCTGCACACCGCCCTGGAGGCCGTCCGGGACGAGGTGTTCGGCTCCACGACGAGCTGA
- a CDS encoding ABC transporter ATP-binding protein, protein MWPTGAWLDGLVTGALISGPSDATPTPASVDADLVVNVEGVTVRRAGAALLCDVDWQVELDERWVVLGPNGAGKTTLLNLAGGRLHPTVGVAHVLGEQLGRTDLTELRTRIGLSTAALAERIPTEERVVDVVVTASWSVVGRFREEYDSGDEIRARALLGQLGVGELAERRYGTLSEGERKRVQIARALMTDPELLLLDEPAAGLDLGGREELVARLAELASDPDAPALVLVTHHVEEIPPGFTHALLLRDGDVVAQGLLNDVLTRDNLSKTFGLSLVVERHGDRYTARAG, encoded by the coding sequence GTGTGGCCCACCGGTGCGTGGTTGGATGGACTCGTGACTGGTGCCCTGATCTCTGGCCCCTCCGATGCCACCCCCACCCCCGCCTCCGTGGACGCTGATCTGGTGGTCAACGTCGAGGGCGTGACCGTGCGCCGCGCTGGTGCGGCTCTGCTGTGCGACGTTGACTGGCAGGTCGAGCTGGACGAGCGCTGGGTCGTGCTCGGCCCCAATGGTGCTGGTAAGACCACGCTGCTCAACCTGGCTGGTGGTCGACTGCACCCGACCGTCGGCGTCGCACACGTGTTAGGTGAGCAGCTCGGTCGCACCGACCTGACCGAGCTGCGGACGCGGATCGGGCTCTCCACCGCGGCCCTCGCCGAGCGGATCCCCACCGAGGAGCGGGTCGTGGACGTGGTGGTGACCGCGTCCTGGTCCGTGGTGGGCCGCTTTCGGGAGGAGTACGACAGCGGCGACGAGATCCGGGCCCGAGCGCTGCTCGGCCAGCTCGGCGTCGGTGAACTCGCCGAACGCCGGTACGGCACCCTCTCCGAGGGAGAGCGTAAGCGGGTGCAGATCGCCCGTGCGTTGATGACCGACCCGGAGCTGTTGCTGCTCGACGAGCCCGCCGCCGGGCTTGACCTTGGAGGCCGCGAAGAGCTGGTGGCTCGGCTCGCGGAGCTGGCGTCGGACCCGGATGCCCCGGCGTTGGTGCTGGTCACCCACCACGTGGAGGAGATTCCGCCCGGCTTCACCCACGCGTTGCTGCTGCGCGACGGGGACGTGGTGGCGCAGGGCCTGCTGAACGATGTCCTCACCAGGGACAATCTCAGTAAGACCTTTGGGCTGTCCCTGGTGGTCGAGCGGCACGGCGACCGCTACACCGCCCGCGCCGGTTGA
- a CDS encoding ribokinase — MPQTRVVVLGSANMDLVATAATLPRPGETLLGADFVMVPGGKGANQAIAAARAGAACTFLGAIGSDAFGVTLRARITAAGVDTGHLRVAYGASGVALVMVNAEGENAIVVSPGANATMTGLTESELTAVREADVLVAQLEIPVETVTEAAVAARAAGTRVVLNAAPARTVPAELFAATDVLVVNESEAQTFTGHGRDKPQALLELTPRAVLTLGVSGAWYGDREGVQVHVPAVPVEAVDSTAAGDAFSAALAVGWGEGRELVDAVRWATAAGAACARRLGTSVALPRRDEIDELYRPG; from the coding sequence ATGCCACAGACCCGGGTGGTCGTCCTGGGCAGCGCCAACATGGACCTCGTGGCGACCGCCGCGACGCTGCCCCGACCGGGGGAGACACTGCTCGGCGCGGATTTCGTCATGGTGCCCGGCGGCAAGGGCGCCAACCAGGCCATCGCGGCGGCGCGGGCCGGCGCGGCCTGTACCTTTCTCGGTGCCATCGGCTCCGACGCCTTCGGCGTTACTCTGCGTGCCCGCATCACCGCGGCCGGAGTGGACACCGGACACCTGCGGGTCGCGTACGGTGCCTCCGGGGTCGCCCTGGTGATGGTCAACGCCGAGGGGGAGAACGCCATCGTGGTCAGTCCCGGCGCCAACGCCACGATGACCGGGCTGACCGAGTCGGAGCTGACGGCCGTACGCGAGGCGGACGTGCTGGTCGCCCAGCTGGAGATCCCGGTGGAGACCGTTACCGAGGCGGCGGTGGCGGCGCGTGCCGCCGGCACCCGCGTGGTGCTCAACGCCGCGCCGGCCCGGACCGTGCCGGCGGAGCTCTTCGCCGCCACCGACGTGCTTGTGGTCAATGAGAGCGAGGCACAGACGTTCACCGGTCACGGTCGGGACAAGCCGCAGGCGCTACTGGAGCTGACCCCCCGGGCGGTGCTCACCCTCGGCGTCTCCGGCGCCTGGTACGGCGACCGGGAGGGCGTCCAGGTGCACGTCCCGGCGGTGCCGGTCGAGGCGGTCGACTCGACGGCGGCCGGCGACGCGTTCTCGGCAGCGCTTGCGGTCGGCTGGGGCGAGGGGCGCGAGCTGGTGGACGCGGTGCGGTGGGCGACGGCCGCTGGCGCGGCGTGTGCCCGGCGACTCGGCACTTCGGTGGCGTTGCCCCGCCGGGACGAGATCGACGAGCTGTACCGGCCGGGCTGA
- a CDS encoding glycosyltransferase family 4 protein: protein MHSYYSDGKPSGENVMVDAAAEALRRAGHAVDLVGRRTDELSGRTGYAAVAALSTVTGVGPSPVGEFWPTDVDVVHVHNLFPNFGRGWLRTLSKPLVVTLHNYRPLCAAATLFRGGATCTACLRGSLPGLRHGCYRGSRMATLPLTLGQRTLRRDLLGRADRLIVLSEVQRDFYVRAGVDERKLVVVPNFVPDDMDRGPGPGGVDWVYSGRLDDAKGIIELITHWPRELRLTVFGTGPLLANARELARGKDITFSGHLPRAAVTGAVRNARGVVFPSRWPDPFGLAYAEAMVAGTPVLARRPAAAAQFVRQQGTGVAVDEVTSDAIRAAHELFPSLRTACRAAYVAHYREPDHVAALTEVYLQACAARRARRSAMA, encoded by the coding sequence GTGCACAGCTACTACAGCGACGGGAAGCCCAGCGGCGAGAACGTCATGGTGGACGCCGCAGCCGAAGCGCTGCGGCGCGCGGGACATGCGGTGGACCTGGTCGGACGGCGAACGGATGAGCTCAGCGGACGTACGGGCTACGCCGCTGTGGCCGCGCTCAGTACCGTTACCGGCGTTGGTCCGTCGCCCGTCGGTGAGTTTTGGCCCACGGACGTTGACGTGGTTCACGTGCACAACCTGTTCCCGAACTTCGGCCGTGGCTGGCTCCGTACGCTGTCCAAGCCCCTCGTCGTCACCCTGCACAACTACCGTCCGTTGTGCGCGGCAGCGACCCTGTTTCGCGGCGGTGCCACCTGCACGGCCTGCCTGCGGGGTTCGCTGCCCGGGCTGCGCCACGGCTGCTACCGCGGCAGCCGGATGGCCACTCTGCCGCTGACGTTGGGTCAGCGGACGCTGCGCCGCGACCTGTTGGGTCGGGCGGACCGGTTGATCGTACTGTCCGAGGTGCAGCGGGACTTCTACGTGCGGGCCGGCGTGGACGAGCGCAAGCTCGTTGTCGTCCCGAACTTCGTGCCGGATGACATGGACCGAGGCCCGGGGCCCGGCGGAGTGGACTGGGTCTACTCCGGCCGCCTGGACGACGCCAAGGGCATCATCGAACTCATCACCCACTGGCCGCGCGAGCTGCGACTGACCGTCTTCGGCACCGGCCCGCTGCTGGCGAACGCCAGGGAACTCGCCCGAGGCAAGGACATCACCTTCTCCGGGCACCTGCCGCGCGCGGCCGTGACCGGCGCCGTGCGGAACGCCCGGGGAGTGGTGTTTCCGAGCCGGTGGCCGGACCCGTTCGGCCTGGCCTATGCAGAGGCCATGGTCGCCGGGACACCGGTGCTGGCGCGCCGTCCCGCGGCGGCCGCCCAGTTCGTGCGCCAGCAGGGCACCGGCGTTGCCGTCGACGAGGTCACCAGCGACGCGATACGCGCCGCGCACGAGCTGTTTCCCTCGCTGCGTACCGCCTGCCGCGCCGCGTACGTCGCGCACTACCGGGAGCCCGACCATGTTGCGGCGCTCACCGAGGTGTACCTGCAGGCCTGCGCTGCTCGCCGCGCCAGGCGGTCAGCGATGGCATGA
- a CDS encoding DUF6232 family protein has protein sequence MAIYYRDDAVQVTSEAIRSGGLRVPIAEIRYVWHAKGRTTLAVRGRVLSRGVLVLLLSLPPLAAVVCTLALVWSAPERGWLPVLLTLAGCLLLALAVAPFLEIPLGWLDRSYERGNRVQELWVQAHGRELLLLRTPDALRFGQIYRAVQRAVENHTDDR, from the coding sequence ATGGCCATCTATTACCGGGACGACGCGGTGCAGGTGACCTCCGAGGCGATCCGGTCGGGCGGGCTCCGGGTGCCGATCGCCGAGATCAGGTACGTCTGGCACGCGAAAGGGCGGACCACCCTCGCCGTCCGCGGACGGGTGCTCAGCCGTGGTGTCCTGGTGCTGCTGTTGTCGCTGCCGCCACTGGCGGCAGTGGTCTGCACACTCGCACTGGTCTGGTCAGCACCGGAGCGGGGTTGGCTGCCAGTGCTCCTCACCCTCGCCGGGTGCCTGCTGCTAGCGCTGGCCGTGGCGCCTTTCCTGGAGATCCCGCTCGGCTGGCTGGACCGCTCCTACGAGCGGGGAAACCGCGTGCAGGAGTTGTGGGTACAAGCACACGGCCGCGAGCTACTGCTGCTGCGCACGCCGGACGCGCTCCGGTTCGGTCAGATCTACCGGGCGGTGCAGCGCGCGGTAGAAAATCACACCGACGACCGGTGA
- a CDS encoding DUF6232 family protein has protein sequence MVTYYHDKSIQVTSTAVRVMDQTVPLAEISAVWHHRGSRSWRVLAGRGAIGAALAGPLVAAAAGIALALWLGRSPTVTIAVIGASVLVGLAAGPVADFLFEYLDRSYARGSRRLEIWVRWQDRPLLLLATADALRFGQIYRAIQRAVEASQPTPQTPHPGPAARANRSRATSP, from the coding sequence ATGGTCACGTATTATCACGACAAATCGATACAGGTCACCTCCACTGCTGTCCGAGTGATGGACCAGACGGTCCCGCTAGCCGAGATCAGCGCCGTGTGGCACCACCGCGGCAGCCGCTCCTGGCGAGTGTTGGCAGGCCGCGGCGCGATCGGCGCGGCCCTGGCCGGTCCGCTGGTCGCCGCCGCGGCGGGCATCGCACTCGCGCTCTGGCTGGGCCGCTCCCCCACCGTCACCATCGCCGTCATCGGCGCCTCGGTGCTGGTCGGGCTGGCGGCCGGGCCGGTCGCCGACTTCCTCTTTGAGTACCTGGACCGCTCGTACGCCCGGGGCAGCCGCCGGCTGGAGATCTGGGTCCGGTGGCAGGATCGGCCACTGCTGCTGCTGGCGACCGCCGACGCGCTGCGGTTCGGGCAGATCTACCGAGCCATACAACGCGCCGTCGAAGCCAGTCAGCCGACCCCCCAAACACCACACCCGGGTCCGGCGGCGAGAGCGAACCGCTCCCGGGCCACCAGCCCGTAG
- a CDS encoding enoyl-CoA hydratase/isomerase family protein, which yields MGEFVRLETKDGIGTIRLERPPMNALNTQVQEELRAAATQAAGDPAVRAVIVYGGDRVFAAGADIKEMADMSYVDMAERAAELSSALGAIAQIPKPVVAAITGYALGGGCELALACDWRVVAEDTKLGQPEIKLGVIPGAGGTQRLARLVGPARAKDLIMSGRMVDAPEALRIGLADRVVPSAEVYATAVALVQPYLTGPVQALRAAKLAVDGGLEMDLTSGLAWESQLFAALFATDDRREGMAAFVEKRKPDFTGR from the coding sequence GTGGGCGAGTTCGTGCGGCTGGAGACCAAGGACGGAATCGGCACCATCCGGTTGGAGCGACCGCCGATGAATGCGCTGAATACCCAGGTGCAGGAGGAGCTGCGCGCCGCGGCGACCCAGGCGGCTGGCGATCCGGCCGTCCGCGCGGTCATCGTGTACGGCGGGGACCGCGTCTTCGCCGCGGGCGCGGACATCAAGGAGATGGCCGACATGTCCTACGTGGATATGGCCGAGCGGGCCGCCGAGCTCTCCAGCGCGCTGGGGGCGATCGCCCAGATCCCCAAGCCGGTGGTCGCCGCGATCACCGGGTACGCCCTCGGCGGCGGCTGCGAGTTGGCCCTCGCCTGTGACTGGCGGGTGGTTGCCGAGGACACCAAGCTCGGCCAGCCAGAGATCAAGCTCGGTGTCATTCCCGGTGCGGGTGGCACCCAGCGGTTGGCCCGACTGGTTGGTCCGGCCCGCGCCAAGGACCTGATCATGTCGGGTCGGATGGTGGACGCGCCGGAGGCGCTCCGGATCGGGCTGGCCGACCGGGTGGTTCCCTCCGCCGAGGTCTACGCCACCGCGGTGGCCCTGGTGCAGCCGTACCTGACCGGGCCGGTGCAGGCCCTGCGCGCGGCGAAGCTGGCGGTCGACGGTGGCCTGGAGATGGATCTGACCTCCGGCCTGGCCTGGGAGAGCCAGCTCTTCGCGGCGCTGTTCGCCACCGACGACCGGCGGGAGGGCATGGCGGCCTTCGTGGAGAAACGCAAGCCGGACTTCACCGGACGTTGA
- a CDS encoding acetolactate synthase, with product MSERIEGHGGALALAVLRAHGVREMFTLSGGHIFPLYDAAHQLGFPIYDVRHEQSAVFAAEAVAKLQRRPGLAVLTAGPGVTNGISGLTSSFFNASPILVLGGRAPQFRWGAGSLQELDHLPLVTPVTKHAETVLRPEEIPRAVGAALTTALTPHRGPVFVDLPLEVAFSVADADLPAVAPIAPIEADPAEVAKAAVLIAQGQRPVLIAGSDVYAGDAVDALRAAAEALAVPVFTNGMGRGALPPEHPLAFAKSRRAALRDADVVVVVGTPLDFRLNFGDFGAAAVVHVVDAPGQRAGHLQPAAAPAGDLRLILSAFAEYPGERVDHAEWVAELRAAEDAARTRDAAEMAAETDPIRPARVYGELRRVLAQDAITIGDGGDFVSYAGRFLEPAQPGTWLDPGPYGCLGTGMGYAMGARVTHPDRQICVLMGDGAAGFSLLDVESLVRQRLPVVIVVGNNGIWGLEKHPMRALYGYDVAADLQPELRYDQVVQALGGAGETVAKAADLGAALRRAFEAGVPYLVNVVTDPADAYPRSSNLA from the coding sequence ATGTCGGAGCGGATCGAGGGGCACGGCGGGGCGCTCGCGCTTGCGGTGCTGCGGGCACACGGAGTGCGCGAGATGTTCACCCTCTCCGGTGGGCACATCTTCCCGCTCTACGACGCCGCACATCAGCTCGGGTTTCCGATCTATGACGTCCGGCACGAGCAGTCGGCGGTCTTCGCGGCCGAGGCGGTCGCAAAGCTACAGCGCCGCCCCGGCCTCGCCGTGCTGACCGCCGGACCGGGCGTCACCAACGGCATCTCCGGGTTGACCAGCTCCTTCTTCAACGCGTCACCGATTCTGGTGCTCGGTGGGCGAGCGCCGCAGTTCCGGTGGGGGGCGGGCAGCCTCCAGGAGTTGGATCACCTGCCGTTGGTCACGCCGGTGACGAAGCACGCCGAGACGGTGCTGCGCCCCGAGGAGATCCCCCGCGCGGTGGGCGCCGCGTTGACCACGGCGCTCACCCCGCATCGTGGCCCGGTCTTTGTGGATCTCCCACTGGAGGTGGCCTTCTCGGTGGCCGACGCCGACCTGCCCGCCGTTGCTCCGATCGCCCCGATCGAGGCGGACCCGGCGGAGGTGGCGAAGGCCGCCGTCCTCATCGCTCAGGGGCAGCGACCCGTGCTCATCGCCGGCTCCGACGTCTACGCCGGCGACGCCGTTGACGCCCTGCGCGCGGCGGCTGAGGCCCTTGCGGTGCCGGTCTTCACCAACGGCATGGGCCGGGGCGCGCTGCCGCCGGAGCACCCGCTTGCCTTTGCCAAGTCCCGCCGGGCGGCGTTGCGCGACGCCGACGTGGTGGTGGTCGTTGGCACGCCGCTGGACTTCCGGCTCAACTTTGGCGACTTCGGCGCCGCGGCGGTGGTGCACGTGGTGGATGCGCCGGGTCAGCGCGCCGGGCACCTCCAACCGGCCGCCGCGCCCGCCGGTGACCTGCGACTGATCCTGTCCGCGTTCGCCGAGTACCCCGGCGAACGCGTCGACCACGCGGAGTGGGTCGCCGAGTTGCGGGCCGCCGAGGACGCTGCCCGTACCCGCGACGCCGCGGAGATGGCCGCGGAGACCGACCCGATCCGGCCCGCCCGCGTCTACGGCGAGCTGCGCCGGGTACTGGCCCAGGACGCGATCACCATCGGCGACGGTGGCGACTTCGTCTCGTATGCGGGTCGGTTCCTGGAGCCCGCCCAGCCCGGCACCTGGCTCGACCCCGGTCCGTATGGCTGCCTCGGCACCGGGATGGGCTACGCCATGGGCGCTCGGGTGACCCACCCCGACCGACAGATCTGCGTTCTGATGGGGGACGGTGCGGCCGGCTTCTCCCTGCTGGACGTGGAGTCGCTGGTCCGGCAGCGGTTGCCGGTGGTGATCGTCGTCGGGAACAACGGCATCTGGGGGCTGGAGAAGCATCCGATGCGGGCGCTGTACGGCTACGACGTGGCCGCTGACCTCCAGCCGGAGCTCCGTTACGACCAGGTGGTCCAGGCGCTGGGCGGCGCTGGTGAGACGGTGGCGAAGGCCGCCGACCTGGGGGCGGCGCTCCGGCGGGCCTTCGAGGCCGGGGTGCCGTACCTGGTCAACGTGGTGACCGACCCGGCTGACGCGTACCCCCGGTCGTCGAATCTCGCCTGA
- a CDS encoding PLD nuclease N-terminal domain-containing protein, with protein sequence MARLYLLLFLAQVVLAVVALISCLSAEEGDIRALPRIAWVLVILFFPLVGAIAWFVAGRESRVGQPGAGRPLGNGLAGRRRRPVAPDDDPEFLRSVEERSQNQADQELFRRWEEDLRRREDDLRRRDGEQKRPEA encoded by the coding sequence ATGGCTCGGCTGTACCTTCTCCTCTTCCTCGCGCAGGTCGTCCTCGCCGTCGTCGCGCTAATCAGCTGCCTCTCGGCCGAGGAGGGCGACATCCGCGCCCTGCCCCGAATCGCCTGGGTGCTGGTCATCCTCTTCTTCCCGCTGGTCGGCGCGATCGCCTGGTTCGTCGCCGGACGCGAGTCCAGAGTCGGTCAACCCGGGGCTGGACGACCCCTCGGCAATGGTCTCGCCGGGCGCCGACGCCGCCCGGTGGCCCCGGACGACGACCCCGAGTTTCTCCGTTCGGTGGAGGAGCGCTCCCAGAACCAGGCCGACCAGGAGCTCTTCCGCCGCTGGGAGGAGGACCTGCGCCGCCGCGAGGACGATCTTCGCCGCCGGGACGGCGAGCAGAAGCGACCCGAGGCCTGA
- a CDS encoding electron transfer flavoprotein subunit beta/FixA family protein, whose protein sequence is MNIVVLVKQVPDSGVDRNLRTDDNTVDRGSANNVINEMDEYAIEEALKIKEAHGGEVTILTMGPDQATESIRKALSMGPDKAVHVLDDALAGSCAVTTSKVLSAALGQLNADLVLCGAESTDGRVQVLPHMLAERLGVAALTGARKLTVDGSTLTIERQTEEGYEVITAETPAVVSVWDTINEPRYPSFKGIMAAKKKPVQTLPLGDLGVAPAEVGRAGATSAVLEHSKRPPRSSGTKVTDEGAGGTQLVEFLATEKFV, encoded by the coding sequence ATGAACATCGTCGTACTCGTCAAGCAGGTGCCCGATTCGGGCGTGGACCGCAACCTGCGTACTGACGACAACACCGTCGACCGCGGTTCGGCGAACAACGTCATCAACGAGATGGACGAGTACGCCATCGAGGAGGCGTTGAAGATCAAGGAGGCGCACGGCGGCGAGGTCACCATCCTGACCATGGGGCCCGACCAGGCGACCGAGTCGATCCGTAAGGCGCTCTCCATGGGCCCGGACAAGGCCGTACACGTCCTCGACGACGCCCTGGCCGGGTCCTGCGCGGTGACCACCTCCAAGGTGCTCAGCGCCGCGCTCGGTCAGCTGAACGCCGATCTGGTGCTCTGCGGCGCGGAGTCCACCGACGGCCGGGTCCAGGTTCTGCCGCACATGCTCGCCGAGCGGCTCGGCGTCGCCGCGCTGACCGGCGCTCGCAAGCTCACCGTCGATGGCAGCACGCTCACCATCGAGCGGCAGACCGAGGAGGGCTACGAGGTGATCACCGCCGAGACCCCCGCCGTGGTCTCCGTCTGGGACACCATCAACGAGCCGCGCTACCCCTCCTTCAAGGGCATCATGGCCGCCAAGAAGAAGCCGGTGCAGACCCTGCCCCTGGGCGACCTCGGTGTCGCCCCGGCCGAGGTGGGCCGTGCCGGCGCGACCAGCGCCGTGCTGGAGCACAGCAAGCGCCCGCCGCGCTCCAGCGGCACGAAGGTCACCGACGAGGGCGCCGGCGGCACGCAGCTGGTCGAGTTCCTCGCCACCGAGAAGTTCGTGTGA
- a CDS encoding electron transfer flavoprotein subunit alpha/FixB family protein, protein MSEVLVVVEATREFGVKKVTLEMLTLARGLGTPSAVVLGGPGAAEALSAKLGEYGAAKIYAAESEEIDGYLVSPKATVLAELVARVQPAAVLLASAQEGKEIAARLAVKLDNGILTDVVALDADGTATQVVFAGSTIVKSKVTRGLPLVTVRPNSITPEPAAATPAVEQLTVSVPAADKLARVVNRVAEQKGSRPELTEASVVVSGGRGVGNADNFKFVEELADLLGGAVGASRAAVDSGYYPHQFQVGQTGKTVSPQLYIALGISGAIQHRAGMQTSKTIVAVNKDGEAPIFELADFGVVGDLFKVVPQTAEEIRKRR, encoded by the coding sequence ATGTCTGAGGTTCTCGTCGTCGTCGAAGCCACCCGGGAGTTCGGCGTCAAGAAGGTCACCCTGGAGATGCTCACCCTCGCCCGTGGCCTGGGTACGCCCAGCGCGGTCGTGCTTGGCGGACCCGGTGCCGCCGAGGCGCTGAGCGCGAAGCTGGGTGAGTACGGGGCAGCGAAGATCTACGCCGCCGAGAGTGAGGAGATCGACGGCTACCTGGTCTCGCCCAAGGCCACCGTCCTGGCCGAGCTGGTGGCGCGGGTGCAGCCCGCCGCCGTGCTGCTCGCCTCGGCCCAGGAGGGCAAGGAGATCGCTGCTCGCCTCGCGGTCAAGCTCGACAACGGCATCCTGACCGACGTGGTCGCGCTGGACGCCGACGGGACCGCGACGCAGGTCGTCTTCGCCGGCTCCACCATCGTGAAGTCCAAGGTCACCCGTGGCCTGCCGCTGGTCACCGTTCGGCCGAACTCGATCACCCCGGAACCGGCCGCCGCCACTCCGGCCGTCGAGCAGCTCACCGTTTCGGTCCCGGCCGCCGACAAGCTGGCCCGGGTCGTCAACCGGGTCGCCGAGCAGAAGGGCAGCCGTCCGGAGTTGACCGAGGCGTCGGTCGTCGTATCCGGGGGGCGTGGGGTTGGCAACGCCGACAACTTCAAGTTCGTCGAGGAGCTGGCGGACCTGCTCGGTGGCGCCGTCGGCGCATCCCGCGCCGCCGTCGACTCGGGCTACTACCCACACCAGTTCCAGGTGGGGCAGACCGGTAAGACGGTCTCTCCGCAGCTCTACATCGCGCTCGGCATCTCCGGCGCGATCCAGCACCGGGCCGGCATGCAGACCTCGAAGACGATCGTCGCTGTCAACAAGGACGGTGAGGCACCGATCTTCGAGCTCGCCGACTTCGGCGTGGTGGGCGACCTGTTCAAGGTCGTACCGCAGACCGCTGAGGAGATTCGCAAGCGCCGGTGA